In Paenibacillus xylanilyticus, the genomic window CTGGAGTATAACCAGCCACAATTTGCTCAGGGAAATTCGTTGTGTAATAGTTATCTGTAGAATCCTTCACACCATCACCATATCTTGCACTGAAGATATTGTACAGACCAATACCTGTTTCTTTACTGAATGCAGAGTTGTCGTTCGTTTTACGATCCTGAACTTCGTCAGGGATAACACGTTTGCCATTCTCTACATTATAATGTTGGCCTTCAATACCCCAGTTTCTAAGCACTTGACCTTCGTCAGAAGCGAGCCAGTCCATGAATTTAATGATACGCACTGGGTCTTCCGCTGCAGTGGTGATTCCAATTCCGTAGCCGTCGAATCCAGTTGGCTGGAATGTGTGGTCAACGATATCCTCGTTCAGGGATACAGAGAAGTGAGCGTACGTGCTGTCATCCTTGCCTGCACTTTTCAGTGCATTTTCAGCTTCTTGATAGTTCCATTCCTGGTCAATCAAGCCGAGTACACGGCCGCTGGCAATTTTGGATTTGTATTGGTCGTCTTTTTGAACAAAGGTATCTTTGTCGAGCAGTCCTTCATTATACATTTTGTTCAACCAACGGAAATATTCTTTTTCTTCCGGACGTTTGTAGTGCAGCATCGCTTCATACGTTTCCGGGTTGATATAATATTCACCGTCATCCGGAGCACCTGTTGCCTGGAATGCCGGGTTCGTTACGGTAATCATGATCTTCCAGTCATCCGCATTCAATGTCAACGGAATGGTTGGCTGACCGTCAATCGTTGGATGTTTCTCATAGTAGGCTTTGAGTACATTCTCGTAATCCTCAAGTGTTTTCACCTCAGGGTAGCCGAGCTCCTTCAACACTTTTTGCTGAATTTCAAAACCGCCTGTTGCGTCAAACGTCATATTATCTACACCCATATTGGTTGGGATCGTGTAGATGGATGGATCTTCCGTGCTGTATTTCAAACGATTCATCTGATCGCCATAGATTTTCTTCAGGTTCGGTGCATGCTCCTCAATCAAATCCGTGAGGTCAATCATCGCACCAGCATCTACAAGCTTAGACAAGTTACCTTTTGGGAAAATGATATCAGGATAATCACCACTGGCAGCCATAAGACCAATCTTTTGATCGCCACCATTGTTTACATCGTATTCTGCTTCAATTGTAACGCCAGTTTGCTTGGTAATTTCCTTACCGACTGCATCTTGCATCTTGTTCCACGTTGGACTTGCATCAGCACCAAAAAACGTAAATGTAACCGGATCGGTACCGTTTGAATCTTCAGAAGCACTTTTGCTTCCCGAATTTCCACAACCAGCAGTAACCAACAGCGCACTTGCGAGCATCAACATTGCAAAAGTCTTAGGTGTATTGCCTTTCATTTTGCCTCTCATTGTCTAGTTCCCCCTATTATTATGAAGGTTTTATCTGTATAACAGGCTAAGCCTGCGAATACCACTTTTGGAGCGCATTTCTGTATGCGCTTACCATAAGACCAATCCATACTTTTTGTAAGCCTAAAATATATTGTATGGACATATTACTTTAATGCTTCTAACAATGGTAAAACGTTTTCGAAACTTACTTTAAAACGCTTACTGAAAGTGCTTACATCAATGATTATATGCTATCCGACCCGTCCCGTCAACAACAAAAAAAGGCCTTTTTACAAGGCCTCTTTCTGCAAAACAAAAGCTTTAAATTATCGTTCGTTTTCTGAAAAATTTCAGTTATTTCACATCTTTACCCGTCCACAGGGCTACACGTTCCTTCACCCATACAGTGTACTGTTTCTCCATCTCTACTGCCCCTGCTTTGTCGAGTTCAGCCAAGAGGCCGTCGTAGACTTGATCGAAGTTTTCAGGCTTCGCCAGAATAGCTTCAGGGATCCGTTTGCGGATGATATCCTGTGTTTTCTGGAATGTTACGTTGTAGTCTGTATCCGATGGAACCGGCATGTTGTACGCAGCGCCCCAGTCTTTCAATTTCAGTTCATCTTCGGATGGGAAGAAATCCTTCCATGTTGTAATACCATATGCTTTCAGCGTTTCCTTCTCAGCTGGAGTGTAACCCGCTTGGATCTGTTCAGGGAAGTTGGTTGTGTAGTAATTGTCCGTAGAATCTTTTACCCCGTCGCCATATCTCGCGCTGAAGATGTTGTACAGACCAATACCTGTTTCTTTGGTAAATGCTGAATTGTCGTTAACTTTGCGATCCTGAATTTCGTCAGGGATAACACGTTTGCCATTTTCAACATTGTAATGTTGACCTTCAATTCCCCAGTTTCTCAGCACTTGACCTTCATCTGAAGCGAGCCAATCCATGAATTTGATGATTCGTACCGGATCTTTGGCCGTTGTTGAAATCCCGATTCCGTATCCGTCGAATCCAGTTGGCTGGAATGTGTGATCCACGATATCCTCGTTCAGGGATACAGAGAAGTGAGCATACGTGCTGTCATCTTTGCCCGCAGCTTTGAGGGCATTTTCAGCTTCACCATAGTTCCAGTCCTGGTCAATCAAACCGAGTACGCGGCCGCTGGCAATTTTGGATTTGTATTGGTCATCTTTTTGAACAAAGGTATCTTTGTCGAGCAGTCCTTCATTATACATTTTGTTCAACCAACGGAAATATTCTTTTTCTTCCGGACGTTTGTAGTGCAGCATCGCTTCATATGTTTCCGGGTTGATATAATATTCACCGTCATCCGGTGCACCTGTTGCCTGGAATGCCGGGTTCGTTACCGTAATCATGATCTTCCAGTCATCCGCATTCAATGTCAGAGGAATGGTTGGCTGACCGTCAATCGTTGGATGTTTCTCATAGTAGGTTCTTAATACGTTTTCGTAATCTTCAAGCGTTTTCACTTCTGGATATCCAAGCTCTTTTAGAACCTTTTGTTGAATCTCGAATCCACCACCAGCGTCAAATGAAACGTTATCTACGCCCATGTTCGTCGGAATGGCATAAATGGCCTGATCTTCGAGACTGTATTTCAAACGATTCATCTGATCGCCATAGATCTTTTTCAGGTTTGGTGCATGTTCTTCGATCAGATCGGTAAGGTCAAGCATAGCACCTGCGTCAACAAGCTTCGATAAGTTCCCTTTAGGAAAGATAATATCTGGGTAATCACCGCTGGCAGCCATCAAAGGTATTTTCTGATCTCCGCCATTATTCACATCGTACTCTGCCTCAATCGTAACACCTGTTCGTTTGGTAATCTCTTGGCCGACTGCATCCTTCATATTGTTCCAGTTTGGACTTGCATCTGCACCAAAGAATGTAAACGTGATTGGACTGGTTGTATCCCCTGTATCCTTCGGTGTTTCAGAAGCAGTAGTACCTCCTCCGCAGCCTGCCGTAATGGCAAGTGCACTTGCAAGTAGGAGCATTGCGAATGTTTTTGGTGTTTTGCCCTTCATGTATAATCCCCCTTATGGATAAAATGAAGCTATCTATTGTATAACAGGCTGGCCTGCACATACCGGAAAGTGAATGATCTCGATGTAAAACTTTAGTTATTATTACTTTAAAAGCGCTTACCAAATGAGTTGATCATTGCCTTTTCAAAATTAATAAACCTGATATATTCCTTTACTTCGAACTTGAAGGGATAGCCGTTAAGGTCTGTCATACCAGTGATGTAAGTGCTTTCATAATTGAATCATAATCGCTCCGAAACTCCTTGTCAATAGTGAAATCACAAATTTGAAAACGTTTTTCGGAAAACGTTTTAGTACAAAAAGAAGAACCCAGGTTTCTGGGTTCCTCTCTTCAAAAAATGAATGATAAACAATAATCAATTATTGAGCTTCACCATTCCACAATTTAACGCGATTTTGGACAAGCTCGGTGTATTGCTGCTCCATTTTTTCTGCTCCGGCCTTGTTCACTTCTGCAATCATTCCATCGTAGATGCCGTCAAACTGATCCGGGGAACTGAGAATAGCCTCCGGAATTCGTTTACGGATAATATCCTGCGTTTTTTGGAAGATGACGTTATAATCGGAGTCACCTGGCGTTGGCAAATTGTAAGCTGCTCCCCATGGCTTAACCGCAAACTCATCTTCACTTGGGTACAGGTCCTTCCAGGTTGTAACACCATATGCTTGCAGTGTTTCTTTCTCTGGTTCGGAATAAGCTGCTACGATCTGTTCAGGGAAATTCGTGGTGTAGTAGTTATCCGTCGAATCTTTAACCCCGTCTCCGTAGTGACCGGACATATTCGTGTAGAGACCAATCCCTGTCTCTTTTTGGAATACGGCAGCATTGTTTGTCTTCTGGTCCAGAACATCGGCAGGAATGACACGCTTGCCATCCTTCACTTCGTAGTGCTGGCCTTCAATTCCCCAGTTCATCAGCACTTGACCTTCTTCCGAAGCCAGGTAGTCGAAGAATTTAATCGCACGAACCGGATCCGGATTCGTCGTAGTAATACCTACACCCCAGCCGGATACGAATCCCGTGTCCTGATAGGAATGGTCCTTGATGTCCTCAGACAGGGTCACCGGGAAGTGTGAATACGTTGCTTCAGGTTTGCCTGCTGCTTTCAATGCATTTTCAGCATCGGAGTAGCCCCAATCCTGGTCAATTACACCAAGTACACGTCCACTTGCGATCTTGGATTTATACTGATCCGTTTTTTGTACGAAGCTGTCCTGATCAAGCAATCCCTCGTTATACATTTTGTTCAACCAACGGAAGTACTCTTTTTCCTCTGGACGCTTGTAGTGAAGCATTGCTTCGTACGTTTCCGGATTGATGTAGTATTCACCGTCATCCGGTGCACCTGTTGCAAGGAAAGCCGGATTCGTTACCGTGATCATGATTCTCCAGTCATCCGCATCAAGTGTTAGAGGGATCGTTGGTTGTCCATCAATCGTCGGATGTTTCTCTTTGTATGCCTTCAGCACATTTTCGAAATCCTCGAGTGTGCGCACCTCAGGGTAGCCAAGCTCTTTCAATACACGGTGCTGAATACCGAACCCGCCGCCTGCATCAAAGTACTTTTGGTCTACCGCGTAATATGTTGGCAGCACATAAATGGCCTCATCCTCATTACTGTATTTCAACCGGTCCATGTAATTACCATACAGCTTCTTCAGATTGGGAGCATACTGGTCAATCAGATCTGTCAGATCCAACATTGCTCCTGCATCCACCAGCTTGCTAAGCTCACCTTTGGGTGACACGATATCGGGATAATCGCCGCTCGCTGCCATTAAGGATATTTTGTCCTGACCACCGCTGACGGCAAATTCACCGTTAAGTGTTACTCCTGTTTTCTCCGTGATAACCTGGCCAACCTCATCCTTCATGCCATTCCAGTTTGGACTCGGATCGACGCTAAAAAAGCTGAATGTGAGCGGAGTCGTTTCACCACTTGTGTCTTTAAACGACGTTTCGCCGCCAGTTCCTCCACCGCCACAACCTGCGAGCAAAGACATCGCAAGTACAGGAGCCAGTGCCCCTTTCATTTTAAAACTTGCCATAATGGTAATCCTCCCTGTTTCATATGTCTGTCTTATCCGGGACTTTTTTGTCCCTGTCTATAGCTTCATGAATGCCGCTCCGCAGCCCTATACGGTGAGGCGCAAACCAGTTGGTCACGCCTCGGGCATCTGATGCTTTTTTTAGTTTACGGCTGCTCTTTTTGGCAGCTCTATAATGTTGATTATTATGCTTTTACTGCACCCAGTGTCATACCGCCTACGAAGTACTTTTGCAGGAATGGATATACAACCAGGATTGGAACGGTAACAACGATCGTAATGGCCATCTTGATGGATTCTGGTGAAATCTGCGTCATCTGCTGTGCCATGTCATTGGCATTCCGTCCAGCACCAGAACCTTGCTGTGTACTTTGCAGTACTTTCATCAACTCATACTGGAGTGTTGTAAGATGTGCTTTGGAACCGTT contains:
- a CDS encoding ABC transporter substrate-binding protein; the encoded protein is MRGKMKGNTPKTFAMLMLASALLVTAGCGNSGSKSASEDSNGTDPVTFTFFGADASPTWNKMQDAVGKEITKQTGVTIEAEYDVNNGGDQKIGLMAASGDYPDIIFPKGNLSKLVDAGAMIDLTDLIEEHAPNLKKIYGDQMNRLKYSTEDPSIYTIPTNMGVDNMTFDATGGFEIQQKVLKELGYPEVKTLEDYENVLKAYYEKHPTIDGQPTIPLTLNADDWKIMITVTNPAFQATGAPDDGEYYINPETYEAMLHYKRPEEKEYFRWLNKMYNEGLLDKDTFVQKDDQYKSKIASGRVLGLIDQEWNYQEAENALKSAGKDDSTYAHFSVSLNEDIVDHTFQPTGFDGYGIGITTAAEDPVRIIKFMDWLASDEGQVLRNWGIEGQHYNVENGKRVIPDEVQDRKTNDNSAFSKETGIGLYNIFSARYGDGVKDSTDNYYTTNFPEQIVAGYTPAEKETLKAYGITTWKEFYPSEEDLPLKEWGAAYNMPVPSGTDYDVTFRKTQDIVRKRIPEAVLTTPANFDKVYDDMLAELDKAGAVEMEKQYTVWVKDRVSLWTGKDVK
- a CDS encoding ABC transporter substrate-binding protein, producing the protein MKGKTPKTFAMLLLASALAITAGCGGGTTASETPKDTGDTTSPITFTFFGADASPNWNNMKDAVGQEITKRTGVTIEAEYDVNNGGDQKIPLMAASGDYPDIIFPKGNLSKLVDAGAMLDLTDLIEEHAPNLKKIYGDQMNRLKYSLEDQAIYAIPTNMGVDNVSFDAGGGFEIQQKVLKELGYPEVKTLEDYENVLRTYYEKHPTIDGQPTIPLTLNADDWKIMITVTNPAFQATGAPDDGEYYINPETYEAMLHYKRPEEKEYFRWLNKMYNEGLLDKDTFVQKDDQYKSKIASGRVLGLIDQDWNYGEAENALKAAGKDDSTYAHFSVSLNEDIVDHTFQPTGFDGYGIGISTTAKDPVRIIKFMDWLASDEGQVLRNWGIEGQHYNVENGKRVIPDEIQDRKVNDNSAFTKETGIGLYNIFSARYGDGVKDSTDNYYTTNFPEQIQAGYTPAEKETLKAYGITTWKDFFPSEDELKLKDWGAAYNMPVPSDTDYNVTFQKTQDIIRKRIPEAILAKPENFDQVYDGLLAELDKAGAVEMEKQYTVWVKERVALWTGKDVK
- a CDS encoding ABC transporter substrate-binding protein — encoded protein: MASFKMKGALAPVLAMSLLAGCGGGGTGGETSFKDTSGETTPLTFSFFSVDPSPNWNGMKDEVGQVITEKTGVTLNGEFAVSGGQDKISLMAASGDYPDIVSPKGELSKLVDAGAMLDLTDLIDQYAPNLKKLYGNYMDRLKYSNEDEAIYVLPTYYAVDQKYFDAGGGFGIQHRVLKELGYPEVRTLEDFENVLKAYKEKHPTIDGQPTIPLTLDADDWRIMITVTNPAFLATGAPDDGEYYINPETYEAMLHYKRPEEKEYFRWLNKMYNEGLLDQDSFVQKTDQYKSKIASGRVLGVIDQDWGYSDAENALKAAGKPEATYSHFPVTLSEDIKDHSYQDTGFVSGWGVGITTTNPDPVRAIKFFDYLASEEGQVLMNWGIEGQHYEVKDGKRVIPADVLDQKTNNAAVFQKETGIGLYTNMSGHYGDGVKDSTDNYYTTNFPEQIVAAYSEPEKETLQAYGVTTWKDLYPSEDEFAVKPWGAAYNLPTPGDSDYNVIFQKTQDIIRKRIPEAILSSPDQFDGIYDGMIAEVNKAGAEKMEQQYTELVQNRVKLWNGEAQ